In Desulfuromonas sp., the sequence CGCCCGGCCAGCCTGACGTTGCGGATCGGTTCGTGACAGACAACGCATGGCTCACCCTCGCGCCCGTAGACTTTCAACTGCTGTTTGAAGTAACCGGGCTTGCCGTCGCTGCCGGCAAAATCGCGGATGGTGGTGCCGCCCTGGCGGATCGCCTCAGTCAGGACCGCCTTGACCTGCCTGACCAGGCCTTCATAACGGCTCGCCGAAATACGATGGGCGGCCCGCCGCGGGTCGATTCCGGCGGCAAACAGGGCTTCACAGGCGTAGATGTTGCCGACGCCGACGACAATCTTCTGGTTCATTAAAAAGCTTTTGACCGAGCCGCTGCATTTTCGCGACCGGGCAAACAGATATTCAACATTAAAGTTGGCACTTAACGGTTCGGGCCCAAGATACCGGAATGGCGGCGATTCTTCAGGTTTTCCATCAACCAGGAAAATAGCGCCGAATCGACGGCTGTCATTGAGACGGAGGCATGTTCCGTTATGGAAAATGAGATCGAAATGATCATGCTTGAGCGGCTCAACCGAAGCATCCAGTACACGCAGGATCCCGGTCATGCCGAGGTGAACCACCAAAACGGAATGATCTAAATGGATCAGCAGGTACTTGGCGCGCCGGTTAACGGCATTGATTTTCTGATTGGCAATCTTGCGGTTGAGCTCCGGATCGATCTCCCAGCGCAGCTTCGGCACCCGGCAGATCAGCCGCGCGACGGTCTGACCGACCAGCAGCGGTTCAATGCCGCGCCGTACCGTTTCGACTTCCGGCAGCTCCGGCACAGCCGTTAGTCCTGCATCCGGGGGTCAAAGAGGTCGCGGATCCCTTCACCGAGCAGGTTGTAACCGAGAACCGTTACCAGGATCGCCAACCCGGGAAAGGCCGATAGCCACCAGGCGGTACCGAGGGTTTGCTTGCCGGCAATCAGCATATTGCCCCAGGATGGGGTCGGTGGCTGGACGCCGATTCCGAGGAAAGAGAGGGCACTCTCGGTCAGGATCGCCCCGGCAACCCCGAGGGTCGCTGAAACCAGGACTGGCGAGAGAGCATTCGGCAGGATATGGCGAAAGATGACACGGCTGTCGCTCCCGCCGATCGCCCGGGCTGCGAGTACGAAATCCCGCTCGCGCAGTGAGAGGAATTCGGCGCGGACCAGACGGGCGACGCCCATCCAGCTGGTCAGGCCGATAATGATCATGATGTTCCAGATTGAGGGCTCAAGAAAGGCGATGACCGCCAGAATCAGAAAGAATGACGGGAAACAGAGCATGAGATCGACAAAGCGCATGATCACCGAATCGACCCAGCCGCTGTAGAATCCGGAAAGCGCCCCGAGAATCACGCCGATCAGGGTTGCGATGCCGACTGCAACAAACCCGACCAGAAGCGAAATGCGGGCCGCATAGAGCATCCGGGTCCAGACATCCCGCCCGAGGTCATCGGTGCCCATCAGGTGCTGCCAGCTCGGCGGCTGCAGGCGCGACGAGATATCAATCGCCCCCGGATCACCTCCGAGCAACGACGCGAAAATCGCCAGGACAAACATGCTGGCAACGATAATCGCCCCGGTTAATGCCAGTCGATTACGGAGAATAACTTTCAACATTCCAGTTATCAGTTTCCAGTTATCAGTTTCCAGTTA encodes:
- a CDS encoding DNA-formamidopyrimidine glycosylase codes for the protein MPELPEVETVRRGIEPLLVGQTVARLICRVPKLRWEIDPELNRKIANQKINAVNRRAKYLLIHLDHSVLVVHLGMTGILRVLDASVEPLKHDHFDLIFHNGTCLRLNDSRRFGAIFLVDGKPEESPPFRYLGPEPLSANFNVEYLFARSRKCSGSVKSFLMNQKIVVGVGNIYACEALFAAGIDPRRAAHRISASRYEGLVRQVKAVLTEAIRQGGTTIRDFAGSDGKPGYFKQQLKVYGREGEPCVVCHEPIRNVRLAGRSTFFCPKCQR
- a CDS encoding peptide ABC transporter permease, which codes for MLKVILRNRLALTGAIIVASMFVLAIFASLLGGDPGAIDISSRLQPPSWQHLMGTDDLGRDVWTRMLYAARISLLVGFVAVGIATLIGVILGALSGFYSGWVDSVIMRFVDLMLCFPSFFLILAVIAFLEPSIWNIMIIIGLTSWMGVARLVRAEFLSLRERDFVLAARAIGGSDSRVIFRHILPNALSPVLVSATLGVAGAILTESALSFLGIGVQPPTPSWGNMLIAGKQTLGTAWWLSAFPGLAILVTVLGYNLLGEGIRDLFDPRMQD